In Strix uralensis isolate ZFMK-TIS-50842 chromosome 26, bStrUra1, whole genome shotgun sequence, a genomic segment contains:
- the CEP164 gene encoding centrosomal protein of 164 kDa isoform X1 — protein MAAPMVCIGDQLILEEDYDETYIPSEQEIKDFAREIGIDPEKEPELLWLAKEGIVAPLPPEWKPCQDITGDIYYFNFSNGQSMWDHPCDDHYRELVVQEREKLAQGSLKKKEKKKKKEKKEKKEKKDKKEKQSLKPPTVPLGNLAPLRGLVAPLAGLRGAMSLDAPSSADSSLVAKGGMQPAETCKPTSQTKKLLSLVCEEQSSLNTATLDKGRNEEDESADESLRGTAILFKNLHMDVSALGGSFNSENESLKSRHTEEGQESSLASDAACPPTPAHVLPGDADSSLSGQSKEESAGKLAGNELLGKQDTEVEGDISAADELPQSLEERSAAGTDVPSGPGQPAVASPAAEAAEADQLASLAATVDTVSVGEKIVNEMREEAAADLKTDSRLDAGKVSEASETSDCGEDLQVSNCSDHELIRPVDLGFRSRLPEQVLDVEVLSLAAGSPVGKAQELGEEEKDQSKASVEEEQSKRTKAAESERDQSACETPEEKCFALDIPSREEAVSQAPEEGSLDSLIGLEELAALQKAHTENEIKHERSLSQPSEESLEEIAKELETELEQEKMHLLQAKKEKIQQFQEEMRQQEEEEAKKLHQQKEQSLRTLKEDLAKAAEEEELRVRKEETERLSKLRAKITLETEAEKEKIRAEHEVTLRKLRGEWESQQAVEKESLERQQQLLLEKMKLEMKEAQQKEMTDLEQEKERFLSELKERLDREKKKAVEELEKQFSTELQQLKSAAEEKHHKVISSLQTQIAEARRSEEAQLREDLQRAEQKAQQKAYQVTEYERELSELMREKRQDVEKDHERRMERMKEEHQEVLAQIRDQYEEEERKQRAELLEGLRSEVARLRQLHEAEVKALQVELDERLTALQRRHREKERKLQDSENELEMRTKNVKARSVQLLSQEESLRKKRQQLLDEDRQTELERDLRLEESRKEHTSLLESTRQLRRSLEELQDQKAELEAQVELLQTRSQRLQKRISELEAAVRSKQETLKELEAEESIESPRRKAELHVEDLRETLQAPSSREPASPPSQSHENSDVQFDHVRSFISAEGISIRNAKEFLVRQTRSMKKRHTALRAAKQQWRQDLQKAQEAAQDPDSSQLLDSVRKNLEEEAKQLDKMKSAMWKGQALLKKKEEKLSQLESSLLEELSDEDTLKSAACKKMVTFDLSNSEDTNSTSSVNLHQPSFDLRSDLQPAPAPDKIQYLTKSVQHISNELNGVLDILGSLNNCQSPLFTSTPCDSIPLSTYASLAGLEAGGSLGAPAGLSLVDQWAWSTGLSSGRSFAAGQSADSILAEKCRRYFPGGFPLLSGSSKPPDNKLGYVPAEEQIRLFQRSRFQSRESDKMSIQGMIETNKKWLEDFKRDSKVPLLPGAQKPPASSPSLLQLGLDENRQIKVYRY, from the exons ATGGCAGCACCAATGGTGTGCATTGGTGACCAGCTCATTCTGGAGGAAGATTACGATGAGACGTACATTCCCAGCGAGCAAG AAATCAAGGATTTTGCACGGGAGATCGGGATCGACCCTGAGAAggagccagagctgctgtggctggcCAAGGAGGGCATCGTGGCCCCGTTACCACCCGAGTGGAAGCCCTG CCAGGATATCACTGGCGACATCTATTACTTCAATTTTTCTAACGGCCAGTCCATGTGGGACCACCCCTGCGATGATCACTACAGAGAGCTCGTTGTTCAGGAGCGAGAGAAACTGGCTCAGGGCagcttgaaaaagaaagagaagaagaagaagaaagaaaagaaagaaaagaaagagaagaaagacaaGAAGGAGAAGCAGTCCTTGAAGCCACCCACT GTGCCCCTGGGGAACCTCGCGCCGCTGCGTGGCCTCGTGGCGCCTCTGGCCGGCCTCCGCGGGGCCATGAGCTTGGACGCGCCCAGCTCAGCGGACTCCAGCCTCGTGGCCAAAGGAGGGATGCAG CCTGCAGAGACCTGTAAGCCCACCAGCCAGACCAAGAAGTTGCTGAGCTTGGTCTGCGAAGAGCAGAGTTCCTTGAATACGGCAACCCTGGATAAAGGGAGAAACGAAGAGGACGAAAGCGCGGATGAG AGTCTCCGTGGGACAGCAATTCTGTTCAAAAACCTGCACATGGATGTCAGCGCCCTGGGAGGCAGCTTCAACTCTGAG AACGAGTCTTTAAAATCAAGACACACTGAAGAAGGGCAAGAGTCTTCCTTGGCTTCTGACGCTGCCTGCCCTCCGACGCCAGCTCACGTCCTTCCTGGAGACGCTGACAGTAGCCTGTCTGGCCAGAGCAAGGAGGAGTCCGCTGGGAAACTTGCCGGCAACGAGCTACTGGGCAAGCAGGATACCGAGGTGGAAGGTGACATCTCTGCAGCTGATGAGCTGCCACAGTCTCTGGAGGAAAGGAGCGCAGCAGGGACAGATGTGCCCAgcggtcctgggcaacctgcagTCGCATCTCCAGCTGCCGAAGCCGCCGAGGCGGATCAGCTGGCCAGCCTGGCTGCCACCGTCGACACTGTGTCTGTTGGTGAAAAGATAGTGAATGAAatgagggaagaagcagcagctgatcTGAAAACAGACAGCAGGCTGGATGCTGGCAAA GTTTCAGAGGCTTCCGAGACCAGCGACTGTGGGGAGGACTTGCAGGTCTCTAACTGCTCGGACCATGAGCTGATTCGGCCTGTG GACTTGGGCTTCCGGAGTCGCCTTCCCGAGCAGGTGCTGGATGTGGAGGTTCTGTCTCTGGCTGCGGGCAGCCCCGTGGGCAAG GCCCAGgagctgggagaagaggaaaaagaccAAAGCAAAGCCAGTGTAGAGgaagagcaaagcaaaagaacaaaagctGCGGAGAG CGAGAGGGATCAAAGTGCTTGTGAAACACCAGAAGAGAAGTGTTTCGCTTTAGACATCCCCAGTCGGGAGGAGGCCGTGTCCCAGGCGCCGGAGGAGGGATCGCTGGATAGCCTGATCGGTCTGGAGGAGCTTGCTGCCCTGCAGAAAGC GCACACTGAGAATGAAATCAAACATGAGCGGTCCTTGAGCCAGCCTAGTGAAGAATCCCTGGAGGAAATAGCCAAGGAGCTGGAGACAGAGCTTGAGCAGGAGAAAATGCATTTATTGCaagcaaagaaggagaaaattcAGCAATTCCAGGAGGAGatgaggcagcaggaggaggaggaagccaaaaAGCTTCATCAGCAAAAAGAACAATCCCTCAG GACTCTAAAAGAAGATTTGGCAAAggctgctgaggaggaagagTTGCGTGTCCGAAAGGAAGAAACCGAGAGGCTCTCAAAGCTGCGAGCCAAAATCACCTTGGAGACCGAGGCTGAGAAGGAGAAGATCAG GGCGGAGCATGAGGTGACACTGCGGAAGCTACGAGGAGAGTGGGAATCCCAGcaggcagtggagaaggagagcctggagaggcagcagcagcttcttcTGGAGAAAATGAAGCTGGAAATGAAGGAAGCTCAGCAGAAAGAGATGACTGACCTGGAACAAGAGAAGGAACGATTCCTGAGTGAGCTCAAGGAGAGGTTggacagggagaagaagaag GCAGTAGAAGAGCTAGAGAAACAGTTTTCAACTGAACTCCAGCAGCTGAAATCTGCGGCAGAAGAGAAGCATCATAAG GTCATTTCCAGCCTGCAAACCCAGATAGCAGAGGCACGGCGGAGCGAGGAGGCTCAGCTGCGTGAAGACTTGCAGAGAGCCGAGCAGAAAGCGCAGCAAAAGGCGTATCAAGTCACGGAGTACGAACGCGAG CTCAGCGAGCTGATGAGAGAGAAACGCCAGGATGTGGAAAAAGACCATgagaggagaatggagaggaTGAAGGAGGAGCACCAGGAGGTCCTGGCGCAGATTCGGGATCAGTATGAGGAGGAG gagagaaagcaaagagcagagctgTTGGAAGGCCTGCGAAGCGAGGTGGCACGCCTCCGGCAGCTTCACGAAGCAGAGGTGAAGGCTCTGCAGGTAGAGCTGGATGAGCGGCTCACTGCGTTGCAGCGCAGGCACAGGGAGAAG GAAAGAAAACTCCAGGATTCAGAAAACGAGCTTGAAATGCGCACGAAGAACGTCAAAGCCAGATCGGTGCAGCTCCTTAGCCAG GAGGAGTctctgagaaagaaaaggcagcagctgctggatgaGGACAGACAGACTGAGCTGGAAAGAGAT CTCCGGCTAGAGGAGAGCAGGAAGGAACACACCAGCCTCCTTGAGTCCACCCGGCAGCTGCGTAGGtctctggaggagctgcaggaccAGAAGGCTGAGCTGGAGGCCCAGGTGGAGTTGTTGCAGACCCGAAGCCAGAGGCTGCAGAAACGCATCAG TGAGCTGGAGGCAGCTGTCAGGAGCAAACAGGAGACTCTGAAAGAACTGGAGGCAGAAGAAAGCATAGAATCTCCAAGAAGGAAAGCTGAGCTCCATGTGGAAGACCTGAGAGAAACTCTTCAAGCT CCCTCCTCCAGAGAACCTGCTTCCCCACCCTCCCAAAGCCATGAGAACAGCGACGTGCAGTTTGATCA TGTCAGGAGCTTCATCTCTGCGGAAGGGATCTCCATCAGGAACGCCAAGGAATTCCTGGTGCGCCAGACCCGCTCCATGAAGAAGAGGCACACGGCACTGCGAGCTGCCAAGCAGCAGTGGCGCCAGGACCTGCAGAAAGCCCAGGAGGCGGCGCAGGATCCCGACAGCTCCCAGCTCCTGGACAGCGTGCGCAAGAACCTGGAAGAG GAAGCAAAGCAGCTGGACAAGATGAAGTCAGCTATGTGGAAAGGGCAGGCgctgctgaagaagaaagaggagaagctAAGCCAGCTGGAGTCCTCACTGCTGGAGGAG CTTTCGGATGAAGATACGCTGAAGAGTGCTGCGTGCAAGAAGATGGTGACTTTTGACCTCAGCAACTCTGAGGACACCAACAGCACGTCCAGTGTAAATCTGCACCAGCCCAGCT TTGATTTGAGAAGCGATTTACAGCCTGCCCCCGCTCCGGACAAGATCCAGTACTTGACAAAATCGGTGCAGCACATCTCTAATGAACTCAACGGGGTCCTCGACATCTTGGGCTCACTGAACAATTGCCAGTCTCCGCTCTTCACCTCGACGCCCTGCGACAGCATCCCTCTGTCTACATACGCCTCCTTGGCAGGACTGGAGgccggggggtccctgggggcccCCGCTGGGCTGTCTCTGGTGGACCAGTGGGCCTGGAGCACTGGGCTGAGCTCTGGTCGCTCTTTTGCAGCGGGACAGTCAGCGGACAGCATCCTGGCAGAGAAATGTCGCAGGTATTTCCCAG
- the CEP164 gene encoding centrosomal protein of 164 kDa isoform X2, giving the protein MAAPMVCIGDQLILEEDYDETYIPSEQEIKDFAREIGIDPEKEPELLWLAKEGIVAPLPPEWKPCQDITGDIYYFNFSNGQSMWDHPCDDHYRELVVQEREKLAQGSLKKKEKKKKKEKKEKKEKKDKKEKQSLKPPTVPLGNLAPLRGLVAPLAGLRGAMSLDAPSSADSSLVAKGGMQPAETCKPTSQTKKLLSLVCEEQSSLNTATLDKGRNEEDESADESLRGTAILFKNLHMDVSALGGSFNSENESLKSRHTEEGQESSLASDAACPPTPAHVLPGDADSSLSGQSKEESAGKLAGNELLGKQDTEVEGDISAADELPQSLEERSAAGTDVPSGPGQPAVASPAAEAAEADQLASLAATVDTVSVGEKIVNEMREEAAADLKTDSRLDAGKVSEASETSDCGEDLQVSNCSDHELIRPVDLGFRSRLPEQVLDVEVLSLAAGSPVGKAQELGEEEKDQSKASVEEEQSKRTKAAERHTENEIKHERSLSQPSEESLEEIAKELETELEQEKMHLLQAKKEKIQQFQEEMRQQEEEEAKKLHQQKEQSLRTLKEDLAKAAEEEELRVRKEETERLSKLRAKITLETEAEKEKIRAEHEVTLRKLRGEWESQQAVEKESLERQQQLLLEKMKLEMKEAQQKEMTDLEQEKERFLSELKERLDREKKKAVEELEKQFSTELQQLKSAAEEKHHKVISSLQTQIAEARRSEEAQLREDLQRAEQKAQQKAYQVTEYERELSELMREKRQDVEKDHERRMERMKEEHQEVLAQIRDQYEEEERKQRAELLEGLRSEVARLRQLHEAEVKALQVELDERLTALQRRHREKERKLQDSENELEMRTKNVKARSVQLLSQEESLRKKRQQLLDEDRQTELERDLRLEESRKEHTSLLESTRQLRRSLEELQDQKAELEAQVELLQTRSQRLQKRISELEAAVRSKQETLKELEAEESIESPRRKAELHVEDLRETLQAPSSREPASPPSQSHENSDVQFDHVRSFISAEGISIRNAKEFLVRQTRSMKKRHTALRAAKQQWRQDLQKAQEAAQDPDSSQLLDSVRKNLEEEAKQLDKMKSAMWKGQALLKKKEEKLSQLESSLLEELSDEDTLKSAACKKMVTFDLSNSEDTNSTSSVNLHQPSFDLRSDLQPAPAPDKIQYLTKSVQHISNELNGVLDILGSLNNCQSPLFTSTPCDSIPLSTYASLAGLEAGGSLGAPAGLSLVDQWAWSTGLSSGRSFAAGQSADSILAEKCRRYFPGGFPLLSGSSKPPDNKLGYVPAEEQIRLFQRSRFQSRESDKMSIQGMIETNKKWLEDFKRDSKVPLLPGAQKPPASSPSLLQLGLDENRQIKVYRY; this is encoded by the exons ATGGCAGCACCAATGGTGTGCATTGGTGACCAGCTCATTCTGGAGGAAGATTACGATGAGACGTACATTCCCAGCGAGCAAG AAATCAAGGATTTTGCACGGGAGATCGGGATCGACCCTGAGAAggagccagagctgctgtggctggcCAAGGAGGGCATCGTGGCCCCGTTACCACCCGAGTGGAAGCCCTG CCAGGATATCACTGGCGACATCTATTACTTCAATTTTTCTAACGGCCAGTCCATGTGGGACCACCCCTGCGATGATCACTACAGAGAGCTCGTTGTTCAGGAGCGAGAGAAACTGGCTCAGGGCagcttgaaaaagaaagagaagaagaagaagaaagaaaagaaagaaaagaaagagaagaaagacaaGAAGGAGAAGCAGTCCTTGAAGCCACCCACT GTGCCCCTGGGGAACCTCGCGCCGCTGCGTGGCCTCGTGGCGCCTCTGGCCGGCCTCCGCGGGGCCATGAGCTTGGACGCGCCCAGCTCAGCGGACTCCAGCCTCGTGGCCAAAGGAGGGATGCAG CCTGCAGAGACCTGTAAGCCCACCAGCCAGACCAAGAAGTTGCTGAGCTTGGTCTGCGAAGAGCAGAGTTCCTTGAATACGGCAACCCTGGATAAAGGGAGAAACGAAGAGGACGAAAGCGCGGATGAG AGTCTCCGTGGGACAGCAATTCTGTTCAAAAACCTGCACATGGATGTCAGCGCCCTGGGAGGCAGCTTCAACTCTGAG AACGAGTCTTTAAAATCAAGACACACTGAAGAAGGGCAAGAGTCTTCCTTGGCTTCTGACGCTGCCTGCCCTCCGACGCCAGCTCACGTCCTTCCTGGAGACGCTGACAGTAGCCTGTCTGGCCAGAGCAAGGAGGAGTCCGCTGGGAAACTTGCCGGCAACGAGCTACTGGGCAAGCAGGATACCGAGGTGGAAGGTGACATCTCTGCAGCTGATGAGCTGCCACAGTCTCTGGAGGAAAGGAGCGCAGCAGGGACAGATGTGCCCAgcggtcctgggcaacctgcagTCGCATCTCCAGCTGCCGAAGCCGCCGAGGCGGATCAGCTGGCCAGCCTGGCTGCCACCGTCGACACTGTGTCTGTTGGTGAAAAGATAGTGAATGAAatgagggaagaagcagcagctgatcTGAAAACAGACAGCAGGCTGGATGCTGGCAAA GTTTCAGAGGCTTCCGAGACCAGCGACTGTGGGGAGGACTTGCAGGTCTCTAACTGCTCGGACCATGAGCTGATTCGGCCTGTG GACTTGGGCTTCCGGAGTCGCCTTCCCGAGCAGGTGCTGGATGTGGAGGTTCTGTCTCTGGCTGCGGGCAGCCCCGTGGGCAAG GCCCAGgagctgggagaagaggaaaaagaccAAAGCAAAGCCAGTGTAGAGgaagagcaaagcaaaagaacaaaagctGCGGAGAG GCACACTGAGAATGAAATCAAACATGAGCGGTCCTTGAGCCAGCCTAGTGAAGAATCCCTGGAGGAAATAGCCAAGGAGCTGGAGACAGAGCTTGAGCAGGAGAAAATGCATTTATTGCaagcaaagaaggagaaaattcAGCAATTCCAGGAGGAGatgaggcagcaggaggaggaggaagccaaaaAGCTTCATCAGCAAAAAGAACAATCCCTCAG GACTCTAAAAGAAGATTTGGCAAAggctgctgaggaggaagagTTGCGTGTCCGAAAGGAAGAAACCGAGAGGCTCTCAAAGCTGCGAGCCAAAATCACCTTGGAGACCGAGGCTGAGAAGGAGAAGATCAG GGCGGAGCATGAGGTGACACTGCGGAAGCTACGAGGAGAGTGGGAATCCCAGcaggcagtggagaaggagagcctggagaggcagcagcagcttcttcTGGAGAAAATGAAGCTGGAAATGAAGGAAGCTCAGCAGAAAGAGATGACTGACCTGGAACAAGAGAAGGAACGATTCCTGAGTGAGCTCAAGGAGAGGTTggacagggagaagaagaag GCAGTAGAAGAGCTAGAGAAACAGTTTTCAACTGAACTCCAGCAGCTGAAATCTGCGGCAGAAGAGAAGCATCATAAG GTCATTTCCAGCCTGCAAACCCAGATAGCAGAGGCACGGCGGAGCGAGGAGGCTCAGCTGCGTGAAGACTTGCAGAGAGCCGAGCAGAAAGCGCAGCAAAAGGCGTATCAAGTCACGGAGTACGAACGCGAG CTCAGCGAGCTGATGAGAGAGAAACGCCAGGATGTGGAAAAAGACCATgagaggagaatggagaggaTGAAGGAGGAGCACCAGGAGGTCCTGGCGCAGATTCGGGATCAGTATGAGGAGGAG gagagaaagcaaagagcagagctgTTGGAAGGCCTGCGAAGCGAGGTGGCACGCCTCCGGCAGCTTCACGAAGCAGAGGTGAAGGCTCTGCAGGTAGAGCTGGATGAGCGGCTCACTGCGTTGCAGCGCAGGCACAGGGAGAAG GAAAGAAAACTCCAGGATTCAGAAAACGAGCTTGAAATGCGCACGAAGAACGTCAAAGCCAGATCGGTGCAGCTCCTTAGCCAG GAGGAGTctctgagaaagaaaaggcagcagctgctggatgaGGACAGACAGACTGAGCTGGAAAGAGAT CTCCGGCTAGAGGAGAGCAGGAAGGAACACACCAGCCTCCTTGAGTCCACCCGGCAGCTGCGTAGGtctctggaggagctgcaggaccAGAAGGCTGAGCTGGAGGCCCAGGTGGAGTTGTTGCAGACCCGAAGCCAGAGGCTGCAGAAACGCATCAG TGAGCTGGAGGCAGCTGTCAGGAGCAAACAGGAGACTCTGAAAGAACTGGAGGCAGAAGAAAGCATAGAATCTCCAAGAAGGAAAGCTGAGCTCCATGTGGAAGACCTGAGAGAAACTCTTCAAGCT CCCTCCTCCAGAGAACCTGCTTCCCCACCCTCCCAAAGCCATGAGAACAGCGACGTGCAGTTTGATCA TGTCAGGAGCTTCATCTCTGCGGAAGGGATCTCCATCAGGAACGCCAAGGAATTCCTGGTGCGCCAGACCCGCTCCATGAAGAAGAGGCACACGGCACTGCGAGCTGCCAAGCAGCAGTGGCGCCAGGACCTGCAGAAAGCCCAGGAGGCGGCGCAGGATCCCGACAGCTCCCAGCTCCTGGACAGCGTGCGCAAGAACCTGGAAGAG GAAGCAAAGCAGCTGGACAAGATGAAGTCAGCTATGTGGAAAGGGCAGGCgctgctgaagaagaaagaggagaagctAAGCCAGCTGGAGTCCTCACTGCTGGAGGAG CTTTCGGATGAAGATACGCTGAAGAGTGCTGCGTGCAAGAAGATGGTGACTTTTGACCTCAGCAACTCTGAGGACACCAACAGCACGTCCAGTGTAAATCTGCACCAGCCCAGCT TTGATTTGAGAAGCGATTTACAGCCTGCCCCCGCTCCGGACAAGATCCAGTACTTGACAAAATCGGTGCAGCACATCTCTAATGAACTCAACGGGGTCCTCGACATCTTGGGCTCACTGAACAATTGCCAGTCTCCGCTCTTCACCTCGACGCCCTGCGACAGCATCCCTCTGTCTACATACGCCTCCTTGGCAGGACTGGAGgccggggggtccctgggggcccCCGCTGGGCTGTCTCTGGTGGACCAGTGGGCCTGGAGCACTGGGCTGAGCTCTGGTCGCTCTTTTGCAGCGGGACAGTCAGCGGACAGCATCCTGGCAGAGAAATGTCGCAGGTATTTCCCAG